From Numenius arquata chromosome 4, bNumArq3.hap1.1, whole genome shotgun sequence, a single genomic window includes:
- the THOC1 gene encoding THO complex subunit 1 isoform X2, with the protein MSPPLFSLPEARIRFTTSTRDALINKSIKPLLNAFNQIPGSENEKKCTLDQAFRVIVEEEIINKAPCENLLAIISLAINGVTEGICTASTPFVLLGDVLDCLPLDQCDKIFTFVEKNVATWKSNTFYSAGKNYLLRMCNDLLRRLSKSQNTVFCGRIQLFLARLFPLSEKSGLNLQSQFNLENVTVFNTNEHESTLGQKHTEEREEGMDVEEGEMGDDEAPTSCSIPIDYNLYRKFWSLQDYFRNPVQCYEKVSWKTFLKYSEEVLAVFKSYKLDDTQASRKKLEELKTGGEHVYFAKFLTSEKLMDLQLSDSNFRRHILLQYLILFQYLKGQVKFKSSNYVLTDEQSLWIEDTTKAVYQLLSENPPDGERFSKMVEHILNTEENWNSWKNEGCPSFVKERSQPEFQLGPPDSKPMRPVRKRPAPEDFLGKGPNKKILMGNEELTRLWNLCPDNMEACKSESREYMPTLEEFFEEAIEQADPENMVENKYKAVNNSNYGWRALRLLARRSPHFFQPTNQQFKSLPEYLENMVIKLAKELPPPSEEIKTGEDEDEEDNDALLKENNESPEVQRDKAMTGEQIESFAIRLGEQWKALAPYLEMKDSDIRQIELDSEDMKMRAKQLLVAWQDQEGAHASPENLIAALQKAGLSDLAESLTNDTESSS; encoded by the exons ATGTCGCCGCCGCTCTTCAGCCTGCCTGAGGCCCGGATCCGCTTTACG ACGTCCACCAGAGATGCTCTGATTAACAAAAGTATCAAGCCATTGTTGAACGCATTTAACCAGATTCCTGGGAG tgaaaatgaaaagaaatgtacCTTGGATCAAGCTTTTCGAGTTATTGTAGAAGAAGAAATA ataAACAAAGCTCCATGTGAAAATCTCCTGGCAATTATTTCTCTTGCTATTAATGGAGTCACAGAAG GTATCTGCACTGCTTCAACCCCTTTTGTGCTTCTGGGGGATGTTCTGGATTGCCTGCCTTTGGATCAGTGTGACAAAATTTTCACTTTTGTGGAGAAAAACGTTGCTACATGGAAATCA AATACATTTTACTCTGCAGGGAAAAATTACTTACTACGAATGTGCAATG ACCTCCTAAGAAGATTATCTAAGTCACAAAACACAGTCTTCTGTGGAAGAATTCAGCTGTTCTTGGCTAGGTTATTTCCACTTTCAGAAaagtcag GACTTAACTTGCAGAGTCAGTTTAACCTGGAAAATGTCACTGTTTTTAATACCAATGAACATGAGAGCACTCTGGGACAGAAG CACACCgaggagagagaagaaggaaTGGATGTAGAGGAAGGTGAAATGGGAGATGATGAAGCACCAACAAGTTG tTCCATTCCAATAGATTATAACCTGTATAGAAAATTCTGGTCGCTTCAAGATTATTTTAGAAATCCTGTGCAGTGCTATGAGAAGGTCTCATGGAAAACTTTTCTTAAG TACTCGGAAGAGGTTTTGGCTGTCTTCAAAAGTTACAAATTGGATGACACTCAGGCTTCCCGAAAAAAGTTGGAAGAACTGAAGACAGGAGGAGAACACGTATATTTTGCAAAGTTCCTAACTAGTGAAAAG ctgaTGGATTTACAGCTGAGTGACAGTAACTTTCGCCGCCACATCTTGTTGCAGTACCTAATCCTATTTCAGTATCTAAAGGGACAGGTCAAATTTAAAAG TTCGAACTATGTTCTAACTGACGAACAGTCTCTTTGGATTGAAGATACTACAAAAGCGGTTTACCAG CTTCTTTCAGAAAATCCTCCAGATGGGGAAAGATTCTCAAAAATGGTTGAG CATATATTAAATACTGAAGAAAACTGGAACTCATGGAAAAATGAGGGCTGCCCAAGCTTTGTGAAGGAAAG ATCTCAGCCAGAGTTTCAGCTTGG acctCCTGATTCTAAGCCAATGAGGCCGGTGAGAAAGAGGCCAGCTCCAGAGGACTTCTTAGGAAAaggaccaaacaaaaaaatccttatggGGAa TGAGGAACTGACCCGCCTTTGGAATCTGTGTCCTGATAACATGGAAGCTTGTAAATCTGAGAGTAG ggaaTATATGCCAACGTTGGAGGAATTTTTCGAAGAAGCTATTGAACAAGCAGACCCTGAAAACATGGTTGAAAATAAGTATAA gGCCGTGAACAATTCTAACTATGGCTGGAGAGCACTGAGACTTCTAGCACGCAGAAGTCCCCACTTCTTCCAGCCAACAAACCAACAATTCAAGAGTTTACCTGAATATCTAGAAAACATGGTAATCAAATTAGCCAAGGAGCTGCCT CCtccttctgaagaaataaaaacaggcGAAGATGAAGATGAGGAAGATAATGATGctttattaaaggaaaacaatgaaa gtcCAGAGGTACAACGGGACAAAGCCATGACGGGCGAACAAATCGAGTCATTTGCCATCAGGCTCGGGGAGCAGTGGAAGGCCTTGGCCCCCTACTTGGAAATGAAGGACTCCGACATCCGGCAGATCGAGTTGGACAGCGAGGACATGAAGATGAGGGCGAAGCAGCTGCTGGTGGCCTGGCAGGACCAGGAGGGGGCACACGCAAGCCCCGAGAATCTGATCGCTGCCCTGCAGAAAGCTGGGCTGAGTGACCTGGCGGAAAGCCTGACCAACGACACCGAGAGCAGCAGCTAA
- the THOC1 gene encoding THO complex subunit 1 isoform X1, which translates to MSPPLFSLPEARIRFTTSTRDALINKSIKPLLNAFNQIPGSENEKKCTLDQAFRVIVEEEIINKAPCENLLAIISLAINGVTEGICTASTPFVLLGDVLDCLPLDQCDKIFTFVEKNVATWKSNTFYSAGKNYLLRMCNDLLRRLSKSQNTVFCGRIQLFLARLFPLSEKSGLNLQSQFNLENVTVFNTNEHESTLGQKHTEEREEGMDVEEGEMGDDEAPTSCSIPIDYNLYRKFWSLQDYFRNPVQCYEKVSWKTFLKYSEEVLAVFKSYKLDDTQASRKKLEELKTGGEHVYFAKFLTSEKLMDLQLSDSNFRRHILLQYLILFQYLKGQVKFKSSNYVLTDEQSLWIEDTTKAVYQLLSENPPDGERFSKMVEHILNTEENWNSWKNEGCPSFVKERPPDSKPMRPVRKRPAPEDFLGKGPNKKILMGNEELTRLWNLCPDNMEACKSESREYMPTLEEFFEEAIEQADPENMVENKYKAVNNSNYGWRALRLLARRSPHFFQPTNQQFKSLPEYLENMVIKLAKELPPPSEEIKTGEDEDEEDNDALLKENNESPEVQRDKAMTGEQIESFAIRLGEQWKALAPYLEMKDSDIRQIELDSEDMKMRAKQLLVAWQDQEGAHASPENLIAALQKAGLSDLAESLTNDTESSS; encoded by the exons ATGTCGCCGCCGCTCTTCAGCCTGCCTGAGGCCCGGATCCGCTTTACG ACGTCCACCAGAGATGCTCTGATTAACAAAAGTATCAAGCCATTGTTGAACGCATTTAACCAGATTCCTGGGAG tgaaaatgaaaagaaatgtacCTTGGATCAAGCTTTTCGAGTTATTGTAGAAGAAGAAATA ataAACAAAGCTCCATGTGAAAATCTCCTGGCAATTATTTCTCTTGCTATTAATGGAGTCACAGAAG GTATCTGCACTGCTTCAACCCCTTTTGTGCTTCTGGGGGATGTTCTGGATTGCCTGCCTTTGGATCAGTGTGACAAAATTTTCACTTTTGTGGAGAAAAACGTTGCTACATGGAAATCA AATACATTTTACTCTGCAGGGAAAAATTACTTACTACGAATGTGCAATG ACCTCCTAAGAAGATTATCTAAGTCACAAAACACAGTCTTCTGTGGAAGAATTCAGCTGTTCTTGGCTAGGTTATTTCCACTTTCAGAAaagtcag GACTTAACTTGCAGAGTCAGTTTAACCTGGAAAATGTCACTGTTTTTAATACCAATGAACATGAGAGCACTCTGGGACAGAAG CACACCgaggagagagaagaaggaaTGGATGTAGAGGAAGGTGAAATGGGAGATGATGAAGCACCAACAAGTTG tTCCATTCCAATAGATTATAACCTGTATAGAAAATTCTGGTCGCTTCAAGATTATTTTAGAAATCCTGTGCAGTGCTATGAGAAGGTCTCATGGAAAACTTTTCTTAAG TACTCGGAAGAGGTTTTGGCTGTCTTCAAAAGTTACAAATTGGATGACACTCAGGCTTCCCGAAAAAAGTTGGAAGAACTGAAGACAGGAGGAGAACACGTATATTTTGCAAAGTTCCTAACTAGTGAAAAG ctgaTGGATTTACAGCTGAGTGACAGTAACTTTCGCCGCCACATCTTGTTGCAGTACCTAATCCTATTTCAGTATCTAAAGGGACAGGTCAAATTTAAAAG TTCGAACTATGTTCTAACTGACGAACAGTCTCTTTGGATTGAAGATACTACAAAAGCGGTTTACCAG CTTCTTTCAGAAAATCCTCCAGATGGGGAAAGATTCTCAAAAATGGTTGAG CATATATTAAATACTGAAGAAAACTGGAACTCATGGAAAAATGAGGGCTGCCCAAGCTTTGTGAAGGAAAG acctCCTGATTCTAAGCCAATGAGGCCGGTGAGAAAGAGGCCAGCTCCAGAGGACTTCTTAGGAAAaggaccaaacaaaaaaatccttatggGGAa TGAGGAACTGACCCGCCTTTGGAATCTGTGTCCTGATAACATGGAAGCTTGTAAATCTGAGAGTAG ggaaTATATGCCAACGTTGGAGGAATTTTTCGAAGAAGCTATTGAACAAGCAGACCCTGAAAACATGGTTGAAAATAAGTATAA gGCCGTGAACAATTCTAACTATGGCTGGAGAGCACTGAGACTTCTAGCACGCAGAAGTCCCCACTTCTTCCAGCCAACAAACCAACAATTCAAGAGTTTACCTGAATATCTAGAAAACATGGTAATCAAATTAGCCAAGGAGCTGCCT CCtccttctgaagaaataaaaacaggcGAAGATGAAGATGAGGAAGATAATGATGctttattaaaggaaaacaatgaaa gtcCAGAGGTACAACGGGACAAAGCCATGACGGGCGAACAAATCGAGTCATTTGCCATCAGGCTCGGGGAGCAGTGGAAGGCCTTGGCCCCCTACTTGGAAATGAAGGACTCCGACATCCGGCAGATCGAGTTGGACAGCGAGGACATGAAGATGAGGGCGAAGCAGCTGCTGGTGGCCTGGCAGGACCAGGAGGGGGCACACGCAAGCCCCGAGAATCTGATCGCTGCCCTGCAGAAAGCTGGGCTGAGTGACCTGGCGGAAAGCCTGACCAACGACACCGAGAGCAGCAGCTAA